The following proteins come from a genomic window of Methylorubrum populi:
- a CDS encoding glycosyltransferase family 4 protein: MHVVLVLDHAHINGGQAKVALDSAVGLRQRGHRVTVFAAVGPVDPRLAASGARVVCLGQDDITSTTNKLAFAVQAIWNARASARLAAELRLCDPRDTLVHVHAFAKALSPAIGTAIRRSGLPCLYTMHEFFLVCPNGGFYEYPADRICHRTPMSAACLTTNCDARSYPRKLLRVVRHLGLEHVAGLPGLFRHVITISALQERVIAPLLPPRTVFHRIDNPISVERQPPERGAREDVLFVGRISTEKGAPIFAEAARRAGIRPVFVGDGPSAEALKARYPEAVMLGWKSGPEVQALMRRARALVFPSIWYEGQPLTVYEALACGCPVIVSDACAGREAVEDGENGFWFRSGDAGALAAHLTRLSDDVLATRMAERAYERYWSAPLSVDAHLDRLEQVYGLVMREVRPAPHPTERPGLRGAAPAGP, translated from the coding sequence GTGCACGTCGTCCTCGTTCTCGACCATGCCCATATCAATGGCGGGCAGGCCAAGGTCGCCCTCGATTCGGCCGTCGGCCTGCGGCAGCGCGGCCACCGGGTCACGGTCTTTGCCGCCGTCGGCCCGGTCGATCCCCGTCTCGCCGCGAGCGGTGCGCGGGTGGTCTGCCTCGGGCAGGACGACATCACCTCCACCACCAACAAGCTCGCCTTCGCCGTCCAGGCGATCTGGAACGCCCGCGCCTCCGCCCGCCTCGCCGCGGAACTGCGGCTGTGCGATCCCCGCGACACGCTGGTCCACGTCCACGCCTTCGCCAAGGCGCTCTCGCCCGCGATCGGCACGGCGATCCGGCGCTCGGGGCTGCCGTGCCTCTACACGATGCACGAGTTCTTCCTCGTCTGCCCCAACGGGGGATTCTACGAGTATCCGGCCGACCGGATCTGCCACCGCACGCCGATGTCGGCGGCCTGCCTCACGACGAATTGCGACGCGCGCTCCTATCCGCGCAAGCTGCTGCGGGTGGTGCGCCATCTCGGCCTGGAGCACGTCGCCGGGCTGCCGGGCCTGTTCCGCCACGTGATCACGATCAGCGCGCTGCAGGAGCGGGTGATCGCGCCGCTCCTGCCCCCGCGCACGGTGTTCCACCGGATCGACAACCCGATCTCGGTCGAGCGGCAGCCGCCCGAACGCGGCGCGCGCGAAGACGTCCTGTTCGTCGGCCGCATCTCGACGGAGAAAGGGGCGCCGATCTTCGCCGAGGCCGCGCGGCGGGCCGGCATCCGCCCGGTCTTCGTCGGCGACGGCCCGAGCGCGGAGGCGCTGAAGGCGCGCTATCCCGAGGCGGTGATGCTCGGCTGGAAGAGCGGGCCCGAGGTGCAGGCCCTGATGCGGCGCGCCCGCGCCCTTGTCTTCCCGAGCATCTGGTACGAGGGCCAGCCGCTCACCGTCTACGAGGCGCTCGCCTGCGGCTGCCCGGTCATCGTCTCCGACGCCTGCGCCGGGCGCGAGGCGGTGGAGGACGGCGAGAACGGGTTCTGGTTCCGCTCGGGCGATGCCGGGGCGCTGGCCGCCCACCTGACCCGGCTGTCGGACGACGTGCTGGCGACCCGCATGGCCGAGCGCGCCTACGAGCGCTACTGGTCGGCGCCGCTCAGCGTCGACGCACATCTCGATCGCCTGGAGCAGGTCTACGGCCTCGTGATGCGCGAGGTCCGTCCCGCTCCGCACCCGACCGAGCGGCCGGGCCTGCGCGGCGCGGCGCCCGCAGGACCGTGA